GGCTATCGAATGAAAGTAATTGACAGCCTTGCTGGTGATAGGAAACCATTAGGGCTTACGATATGCCGGGTAATGAAACGGTAGAGGATAAGCCCCTGTAAGCTACTTATAAGGGGTAAGACTGTAAGGCGTCCATTGGGAGCCTTTGTTGCAATGTGTCGTGCGCTAAATTCTGAGGTAGTGGGGGTGTGCCCCCTATAGCGCAAAAGCCGAAGTACGGCGCTGCGTGCTTCGGCTTTCTATATGGCGGTAGCGGTTCTCTACCTTGCTGTAAGAACAAGCTTCGTATTTGGTTTTGTTGGCAGGGTGATGATCTCGCCCTTGGCAGCCTTCACCGTTTTTCCGTTCAGCATAAACGATCCGCCAAACGGGTTCATCAGCTTAAGGGTAGTTCCCTTCTCCGAGGTGATGGTTACGCATTGCAGGGCGCCATCCTTCTGCTGGGCGCTTACCAGAAATGCCCCTTGGGCGCGCAGCTTCTCGAAGCGGCAATCCCTCCACGCAGCGGGTAGCGCCGGGAATATCTCGATGTAGCCACGATGGCTCTGCAGCATCATCTCCTGCAGCGACGAGGCAAAGGCGAAGTTGCCCTCTAGCGTAAACGGACGGTAGGTGAAGTCGGAGTACTGGCCGCCCTTTTGGTCGCCGTTTAGGTGGAAGCTGTTTGTGCTGCAGAAGTTGGAGGCGAACTTGCGGAGCATGTCGGCCGCCTCGTTGCCCTGATGGTTGTATGCGTAAAAGCCGCCCATCCACGAGAAGGAGTAGCCGCACCACGCGCGGGTTCCCAGCTGCCCGATCTGGGCGAGGGTGGCATCTACCATACGCTTCTGCTGCCGGCTTTGGGTAGGATCAATCACGCCTAGCGGGTGAATGCCCAGCATGTGCGAAAAGTGGCGGTGCGATCCATGTACAGGCTCGTTGGGGGCAATCAGCAGCGCGCCATTGGCATCGGCGGCAAAGTCGGGCCACTCGCTGCCGATGGTCTTCCAGCGCTGGGCATCGGCCGTATTGCCAAGTGCAAGCGCCATTTCCTCTGCAGCCTTGTAGGTCCACTTGATAAGGGCAAGGTCGAAGTTGGTTGGCTGCTTAAACCATGCGGTGATGTCGTTATCGTTGTACTCGGGGCTGGAGCTTAGCGGTAGCCTACGCTTCCCGTTCTCCTTTACCGATAGCTGGTCGAAGAAGGTGGCCGCATCCTGAATCCAGGGGTAGGCCTTCTGCTTAAGGAAATCCTTATCCATGCTGTAGCGCCACTGCAGGTAGAAGTGGTGGGCAAGCCATGCGCCAACGGTTGGCCCGAGGGAGTACTGAATCCATCCGCCCATGGGCGCTCCGGCCAGCGTGTTTACGCCGGGGGCATTTAGGCCATCCACCCCGAAGTAGCGCTTGGTGTAGCTCTTGAAGGCGGGTCGGCACTTCCACAGCCAGTCGATGAAGCACATCCCCTCGTCGAGGTGGTTGCCGCTGTAGGCCATCCAGTAGCTGAGCTGGGTGTTTAGATCGTTATGGTAGTCGCCCTTCCAGGGAGGGAGGTTGCCGTTGTCGGCAGTCCATACCGCCTGCAGGGTGATGGGTGGCGCGTTGCGGCGCGAGGCCGATCCGAACTTGTACTGCTCCATGTACCACTGCTTCTCAACGAGCGTGTCGGGTATGCTGATGGCCGACTGCGACCAGTAGCGGCTCCACCAGTTGCGGTGGCTCTGTGCCTGCTTGTCGAAGCCTACGGTTAGCGCCTGCCGGGTTAGCTGCTCGGCATTCTGCTTGGCATCGGGGATGTTGGGGTAGTGCGAGGTGATGCTCCAAGTCCCCTCCAAGGTCGATCCTTTGCGATGCCAGCGTACCGATACCTGATACTTCATGCCGCCCCATCCCTCTTGGATGTAGGTTTGCCAGCCTTCGCCCTTGGTAAGTGTTCCCTGCTTGTAGCCCAATCGAGAAAGGTTCGAGCCTTCTACAACCTGGTTGCTGGCAGTGGCGTTGCTATTAGCACTGTACTGTGGGGGAACAACTGTTGGGAAGATATCGCCTTTGAGATTTTCGAACTTAAACCAGCCAACGTTTGCCTTTGCATGCACAAAGGAGGAGAAGCGAACCCCGCTCTTCCAGCTTACGTGGGCAGTGGCAGTGGCAATGTCGAGATCGGCACTGCCTACTTCACCTAAAGATGTAATGTTGAAGGTAAGCGCTGCTCCGGGTATCTTGCTAGGGGCCGGATCGCGGTCGTAGGGAACGTCGCCCAGCTGCTGGATGCGGCTGTAGCTGCCCGCCTTTACGGCATCGACAACCATCTTAAAGTTGAGGCTATCCAGCTCTTTAACCGGACGAAGATCCCAAAGATCGGCGCGGTCGAGGCTCAGGCGGAGGTTATCCCCCTTCTGCCAAACAAGCGAGCCGAGCATGCCGTTGCCTACCGGTAGTGCTTCATCCCACCGGGTAGGAATAGCCTTGAAGTGGAGGTTGTGCTTTTGCTGCGGCTTTGCCTGGATATGTACGCTACACATACATAGTAGAGCCCCAGCTAGCAATGCTGCTTTTCTCATTGTAACGGTGTTTAGAGTTATGGTGATGTTGTTAGTCGCGATAAATGTAGGCTTCTTTAGTTGTTTGAACAATATATATTGGTAAGTTCGGGATCAGATAGATCGACAAAAAAGACCCCGCTACCTCAAACAAGAGATAGCGGGGTTTATTATTGAGCTAATGGTATGAGCTAAAAGTACTCAACCGGCTCTTCCTTGATGTCGGAGAGCAGGTTGTTGGCCAGGCGGCTTGCACCAAGACGGAAGTATTCGTTGTTGAGCCAATCCTCGCCAAGCACCGTTTTCATGATGCCGTAGTAGGTTAGGGCATCGTTGGTGGTAACCACTCCGCCAGCAGGCTTGATGCCTACCATGCGCTCTGTGCGGTCGTAGTAGTCCTTCACGGCTTGAGCCATTACGTAAACGGCCTGTGGGGTTGCGCCTACGTTGATCTTTCCGGTGGATGTTTTCACGAAGTCGGCACCAGCCTCCATGGCAATTAGCGCAGCAAGGCGGATGGACGAGTAGGTGGGTAGCGTTCCAGTTTCGAGGATCACCTTTAGGTGAGCATCACCAATGGCATCCTTAATTTGGGCTATTTCGTTGTAAACGGTTTCGTAGTCCTCTTCAAGGAATCGGCCCACCGACATTACGATGTCCACCTCATCGGCACCTTCTTCTACGGCCATTTGGCTTTCCGATAGCTTAATGTCGAGGAAGGTTTGCGAGTGGGGAAACCCGGCGGTAACGGTGGCAATCTTCACATCCTTTGCCTTAAGGTTTTTGCGAACCTCGTTGATAAGCGATGGGTAGATGCATATAGCGCCCACGTTGGGCATATAGGGAAAATCCTTTTGGAAACGGCTTACCTTTTCGGCAAGATTCTTACCCGTTTCTAGGGTATCGGTCGTGTTCAAGCTGGTTAGGTCGATGCACGAGAAACAGGTCTTTAGCGCATCGATGCTGCGTAAATCGTCAAGCTTACTTTTGAGGAGATCTACCTCATATTCAACTTCTGCGTCGTTGACGTCGAAGTCGTACTGGTCAAAAAAGTCGTCCATATAAGTTTTAAAATGCGATTGGGCTGCAAGATAGCAAAAAAGCGTAATCTGCGAAAAAGGATTTTTTATTCAACACAGAGAATCCGGAGGCACATAGGGTACAGCGTTTCTTATTCCCTACTTCACCATCCGCTCCAGCTTAAAGATGATCCCAGTTCCGTAAAAGTAGTCGAGATCGCCGTAGTTGGGCTCGTAGTAGGCACCTGCATCAAATCGGAAGAGGATGCCCGGATAGACCTCCTTATGGTAGGCTGCCGTACCGGTGTATAGGTTCTTGGTGTAATCGATATGGTCGTAATCGAAGGTGATGCTGTTGTAGATGGCATCGCCCAAAATGGTAGCAAAGCGCTTGCCGTGGAGGTAGCCTAGCTTCAGGTCAACCGACTTGGTGGCCCAGAAGAGCGTAGCTGACAACCCTCCGTTGCCGCTATTCCCCTCGAAGGGCTTAAAAGCGTAGCTGTCGTTAAACTTAATGGGCTGGAAGAGCACTCCAACCTTATCACCGTCGACGCTGTACTTGTAGGCCACCTGCAGCCCAAGGCTTAGATTGGAGAGCGTGCGCACCCTCATGGTTGGATCGTTCTTATCGTTTATCTGTCCTCCGATATGCTTAAACACGGCCTGAATAGGAATCATCACTTCCCAGCGGGTTCGATCTGGGGTAAGCTGCGCCAGAATCGAGCCTCCGGCAGTAAGCCTCTCCTGATCCTTATCCCCCTGCTTGATGTAGTTCTCCCAGCTAACCCAAGCATCGGCAAAGATGCGACTACCGTAGTAGCGCAGCTGCAGGCCGTTCTCCTGTCGGAAATCAATTTTATAGAGTGGATTATATAGAAGGTCGCTGAGCATATGTCCATCGCGGCTCTCTATGGTGCCCACCTGCACGTAGAAATTCTTAAGCGCCTCGTAGCGGGCAAAGATCACCGGGGTGGTTTCGGCAAAGGGCGTAGTACCCCAATACTTTTTTAGGTGAGCGCCTCCTCCTATCAACAGCCTATGGCCAAAGCTGGTCTGCACCGTTGGCATCAGCGAGAATCCGGGTTGGGTGTAGCCCGAGGCAAACGGCTTAAAGTACTCGTAGTTGTAGAAGTACGACGACCCATCGAGGTGGATGCCTACGCTCAGGGAGTCGGGCAGGCTCTTGGGCGATTTAGGTATCGATAGCGGCTGCGCGCTGCCCATTAGCGATAGGCCGGCGAGAGCTGACAGTATAATCGTGCGCTTTAGCATAGATTACAGCTTGTAGATTTATTGGGGTAAAAGTAGGAAGAAATCTAAAATCAAAGGCAGCTTGTGCCTTTAGACCTAACAGGTTTTCAAAACCTGTTAGGTCTTTGCTCCTCGTCTTAGGAAACGATTCCCTGACGTTAGGAAATGATTTCCCCGCATGAGGAAATGGTTTCCGAACGTTAGGAAATGGCTTCCCCGCATCAGGAAATGATTCCCTGACGTTGGGAAATGGTTTCCCCGTATCAAGAAATGATTTCCTAACATTAGGAGATGGCTTCCCCGCTTAAGGAAGAGGCTTCTGAACGTTGGGAAATGGTTTCCCCGCATTAGGAAATGATTTCTTGACGTTAGGAAATGGTTTCCTCGCATTAGGAAATGATTCCCTGACGTTGGGAAATGGTTTCCCCGTATGAAGAAATGATTTCCTAACATTAGGAGATGGCTTCCCCGATTAAGGAAGAGGCTTCCGAACGTTGAGAAATGGTTTCCCCGCATGAAGAAACTGTTTCGAACGGTTCTTTGGAGGCTTACGCGGTTCAACATCCCGTTTATCCTCATACCCAACGAGGGATTGAAGACCTAATAGGGACCCATTTTTAGCGCACAAAAGGCTTCATGTCCGAGGAATTGTCGGGATGGATAGATGTCGGTTAATCCGTAAGGCTTATCTTTGCAGGGCAACGCAACTTATCAACTTGTATATGCTTAAGAAGCCCTCTTTGGACAGAGTCCTATCCGCTTTAGCCTTTACCCTTCCGCTGGTGGTTTACCTGCTCACCCTCGAGCGCACCGTTAGCCTTTGGGACTGCGGCGAGTTTATCACCGCTGCGGCAGGCTTGCAGGTGGGCCACCCGCCTGGAGCACCGCTGTACGCCATGGTGGGGCGGCTGTTTGCCGCAATGGCCCCCAGCGCGCAGAGCGTTGCGCTTATGGTTAACGCATTTTCGGCGCTGGTTAGCGCGCTTACCATACTCTTCCTCTATAGGTCGATGGTCCTTCTTTTCGGTATCACCCTAAAGGATGAGCTCCGCATAAAATGGCTACCTCAGCTGGCTGCCTTCGCCGCCGCCATGACCTTTGCCTTTACCGACACCTTCTGGTTTTCGGCCGTGGAGGCCGAGGTGTACGGCTTCTCGTCGCTCTTTACGGCGGTATGCTTTTGGGCCACGCTCCGGTGGTACACCACCGAGGAGGGGAATATCCACTCGCGCTGGCTGATCCTTATCGCCTACCTGTGCGGGCTATCGTACGGGGTACACCTGCTCAACCTGCTCATCCTTCCAGCCATCAGCTACCTGGTGATCTCCAAGTGCTACCAGCTTACCTTTTGGAAGAAAATACTGGCTATTACGGCCAGCTCGTTGGCCGTTGGGCTGGTGCTCTACTTCTTCGTACCGTTTTTGCTGATGGTGATTTCGTCCACCGAGCTGCTGTTCGTTAACCGCATCGGGCTACCCTACAACACGGGGACGCTAACGGCCGTTGCGCTCATCTTCGGCGCCTTTGGCATTGGCATCTGGTACACGTTTAGGAAGGGATACGTAAAGGCGCTTACCTTTACGCTCAGCTTTGCGCTCTTCACCTTAGGCTTTGGCAGCTACGCGATGGTGCTCATCCGCGGTACGCAAAATCCACCGATGAACCAAAACCAGGTGGATAACATCTTCAGCCTAAAATCGTACCTCGACCGCGACCAGTACGGCGAGGCACCGCTACTCTACGGTCCTTACTACTCGGCTCCGGTAAAAAAGGTCGTGCAGGATAAGCCCATCTACGTAAAAGTAAACGGCCGCTACGAGGTAAGGGGCTATACCCAAAAGAAAAAGTACTACACCTCGAACTGCACGCTCTTTCCCCGCATGTATAGCGATAATCCTGCCCATATTGCCGATTACCGCAGCTGGGCCATGATCGCCAAGGAGGATTCGGTTACCTACAAGGAGGTGGATGGACATAAGCTGAAGGCCGTTAAGCCAACCTTCACCCAAAACCTTACCTTTTTTGCAGGCTACCAGATGTGGTGGATGTACTTCCGCTACCTGCTGTGGAACTTCTCGGGCCGACAAAACGATATCCCCGGACAGGGTAACATCCTAAACGGAAACTGGATTAGCGGCATCCCCCCACTCGACAACCTGCTGCTGGGGCCGCAGGATGCGCTGCCCGACTCGTACAAGAATAACAAAGGCCACAACCGATACTTCCTTATCCCCCTAATTTTAGGATTTTTGGGGATGTTCTACCAGTCGAAGAAGCACGAGGATGCGTTCCTGAGCACGCTGCTGCTCTTCTTCTTTACGGGGATTGCCATTGTGCTGTTTCTAAACCAGGTGCCCGGTCAGGTTCGCGAGCGCGACTACGCCTACGTGGGCTCGTTCTATGTGTTTGCCATCTGGATTGGCTACGGGTTGGTGTATCTAGCAAAGAAGTTCGAGAAGATAAAGGTTGCCTGGCTTCAAGGTGTCGTTGCGGTGGCCTTCCTTGGAGTTCCAACCTTGGTGCTCGCCCAAAACTACGACGACCACGACCGCTCGGGCCGCAGCATCGCCCTAAGCTACGCCAAGAACTTCCTGAACAGCGTTCCCACAAACTCGCTGCTAATGGTTTACGGCGATAACGACACCTTCCCGCTGTGGTACGCCCAGATGGTGGAGGGCGTACGCCAGGACGTGAAGGTGTTTAACTGCAACTACATGTTTACTACGTGGAACGCTGCCCAGCTCGCCCAAAAGACCTACACCAACAACGCCTTTAAGCTGCACGATAAGGAGCTGTACACCCTTCCCGACGAGCTGCGCTGCGCCATCTGCAAGGACTCGGCCATGCCGCCCGTGCCGCTGCACGTTGCCATGCCCCAGCTGCTATCGAAGTACCCCGACAACCGTGTCGATTCGCCGTTTAGCAGCGGACAAAGGCTGCACTACCTGCCTCAAAAGGTGATTATACTTCCCGGATTAAGATCGGCCGACTCGGCAAATATTTTCCTTACCGATAACCAGCTCCTGACAAAGGAACAGCTGGTTTACCTCGACCTCATCAGCAACAACTTCGAGACCCGAACCATCAGCTTTGCGCAAACGGTTCGGCCAAGCTCCTACAAGCTGGTAAAGGATCACCTATTTAGGGTAGGACTTAACTACCAGCTGGTAATTAGCCCCTCGGATAGCGCCCAAAAGGTGAAGCGCTGGGCTGCATTAGCCTCCTTCCGCTACCTGATGAATGGCTTTACGTACGAAAAGTTCGATAAATCGCGCTACTACGACGACTTCAGCAAGCGCTTTGTGGCTGGATACCGCATAGCTTTCATCAAAACAGCCAACGATCTTCTCGCCATAGGCGATACGGCAAAGGCTGCCGTACTAACGGATAAATGCCTAAAAGCCTTCCCTGTTGACATCATCCCACTAGGAGGTAGGCAGGTCGAGATGGTTGATCTTTTGTTTAGGCTTAAGAAAACTGCAGAGGCTCGCAAGCTTGCCAGCTACCTAATGGAGGAGAACGTGCAGCTGCTTGCCTTTATTGGCAGGTTGAATTCGTTCCAAAAGAGCTACGTCTTAAGCGAAAAAGCGTTAGCTTTGCAAAATCTGAATAGTATGGCCAAAACAGCAAGGGAGCATGGCATGGCCGATGTTGCCCAAAAGCTGGAGTTGGCCGCTGTCAAATACGACAAGTAGCCTATGTACTTTAGACCGCCGAAATTCATTACCAAGCTCTTCCCCGGCTTCATCTGGAGTTTTCCGGAAGAAACGGATTCCGTATTCCTAACCTTCGACGATGGTCCGAACCCCGAGGTAACTCCATGGGTGCTGGAGCAGCTGCGCAAGTACAACGCCAAGGCTACGTTCTTCTGCCTAGGCAAGAATGTGGAGATGTACCCCGAAACCTTCAAGATGATACTCGACGAAGGGCACGCTGTTGGCAACCACACCTACAGCCACCAAAAGGGATGGAGCATGAGCGTTGGAGGCTACATTCAGGATGTAGATTTGGCCGACACCTTCATACATTCGACGCTGCTTAGGCCTCCATACGGGCGCATAAAGCCCTCGCAGGCAAAGGTGCTTGCCGAGCGCTACAAGATTATTATGTGGGATACCCTTAGCCGCGACTACAGCCGCACGCTATCGCGCCGTGGTTGCGTAAACAACGTGATTAAGGTGCTGCGCCCCGGAGCCATCATCGTATTTCACGACTCGTTTAAGGCCGAGAAGAATCTCCGCTACGCCCTCCCTCGCGTACTCGACTACATCCAGAATGTAAAAGGGTATAGAATGAGGAGCATTGAATATTGAGAAAATTGATATCGTAGAGACGCGATAAATCGCGTCTCTTAGAGAAGATAGAATGTTTAGGCAAAGGTGTCTCAATGCACTTTTATCCCCTCCTTGGAGGGGTAGGGGTGGGTTGGGGCATTGATAGAAAATCGACATACTCTGACGAAGCGAGAATTAAATAAAGGGGATGATGTTAAACAGATTCTACCCACCCCCTGCCCTCCCGCCCAAGCGGGAGTATAAGTACCTCGAAAGAGTTTTTGTCTAACGTCTAACATCTAGTGTCTAAAATTAGCATACAACGATAAAACCTTTACGATGAGAGTTCTTTTATTGGGTTCAGGAGGAAGAGAGCATGCATTCGCCTGGAAGATCGCACAAAGTCCGAAGCTAACCAAGCTATTCATTGCCCCTGGCAATCCAGCCACCGCTGCGCTTGGCGAAAACGTAGCTATCAGCGCCACCGATTTTGAGGCCCTTAAGGATTTCAGCTTAAAGGAGCAGATTGATATGATTGTGGTTGGTCCTGAGGACCCGTTGGTAAAGGGTATCTACGACTACTTTAAGGGCAATGAGGCCACCAAGCACATCGCCATTATTGGTCCATCGAAGTTGGGCGCCGAGCTCGAGGGCAGCAAGTCGTTCTGCAAGGCCTTTATGATGCGCCACGGCGTGCCAACAGCCGCCTACCAGTCGTTTACAAAGGAGACGTTGACAGAGGCCTACCAATTCCTCGAAGGGCTCAAAGCACCATACGTGCTAAAAGCCGATGGACTAGCAGCTGGGAAGGGCGTGCTAATCATCAACGATATACAGGAGGCAAAGGACGAGCTTGCCAAGATGTTCGACGGTAAATTCGGCGCGGCCAGCAGCAAGGTTGTTATCGAGGAGTACCTTAAAGGAATCGAGTGCTCGGTATTCGTGCTTACCGATGGCAAATCGTACAAAATACTTCCCGAAGCCAAGGACTACAAGCGCATCGGCGAGGGCGATACCGGATTGAACACCGGCGGCATGGGTGCCGTTTCGCCAGTTCCATTTGCCGATGAGGTCTTCATGGAGAAGGTGCGCACCCGGATTGTGGAGCCAACCATACAGGGCTTGCAAAAGGATAGCATCACCTATAACGGCTTTATCTTTATTGGGCTGATGAACGATGGCGGCGAGCCAAACGTCATAGAGTACAACGTGCGCATGGGCGACCCCGAAACCGAGGCGGTTCTTCCCCGTTTGGATGCCGACATCCTCGACCTGTTCGATGGTGTTGCCAACGGAACGCTCGATAGCAAGTCTTTCGGCATAAAGCCCGAATCGGCCGTTACCGTGGTATGCGTATCGGGTGGCTACCCCGAAGACTACGGAAAGGGATACCCCATCAGCCTTCCGGCCCAGTCGGATAGCATCATCTTCCATGCCGGAACAGCAACCAAGGATGGCCAGCTGGTTACCTCGGGGGGACGTGTGCTTGCTGTAACCTCGTTGGGCAGCAGCAAGGAGGAGGCGTTGGCAAAATCGTACGCAACCATCGCCAACATCTCCTTCGAGAAGAAGTACTTTAGGCGCGATATCGGTCAGGATCTATAATTAGCAAAGCTATGCTGGTAAAATTTTTTCGGAGGGATACCATTCAGGTTTATGCAACCTTTATCCTCATATCCGTAGCGATATGGGTAAAGTCGCTTATGGGGGTAGGTGAGTGGGAGCCTCTTAGAACGCTTGAGTACGGAACTCCCGTTGAGCTGTTAATTAATAGGTTTGGTATTGCCAATCCAATGCTATCGTCTATTCTGGCTTTTGTAATTGCCGTTTTCGTTATTCTGATGATGCATCGGCTCAACAATCGCTACATTTTTGTGCCCCAGCGTAGCATCATACCAGCACTGCTTTTTGTCATTATCAGCTTTTCGTTTACCTCACTGCAGCATCTTTCGCCCGCACTTGTGGCAATGC
This Acetobacteroides hydrogenigenes DNA region includes the following protein-coding sequences:
- the purD gene encoding phosphoribosylamine--glycine ligase → MRVLLLGSGGREHAFAWKIAQSPKLTKLFIAPGNPATAALGENVAISATDFEALKDFSLKEQIDMIVVGPEDPLVKGIYDYFKGNEATKHIAIIGPSKLGAELEGSKSFCKAFMMRHGVPTAAYQSFTKETLTEAYQFLEGLKAPYVLKADGLAAGKGVLIINDIQEAKDELAKMFDGKFGAASSKVVIEEYLKGIECSVFVLTDGKSYKILPEAKDYKRIGEGDTGLNTGGMGAVSPVPFADEVFMEKVRTRIVEPTIQGLQKDSITYNGFIFIGLMNDGGEPNVIEYNVRMGDPETEAVLPRLDADILDLFDGVANGTLDSKSFGIKPESAVTVVCVSGGYPEDYGKGYPISLPAQSDSIIFHAGTATKDGQLVTSGGRVLAVTSLGSSKEEALAKSYATIANISFEKKYFRRDIGQDL
- a CDS encoding glycosyl hydrolase family 95 catalytic domain-containing protein; translation: MRKAALLAGALLCMCSVHIQAKPQQKHNLHFKAIPTRWDEALPVGNGMLGSLVWQKGDNLRLSLDRADLWDLRPVKELDSLNFKMVVDAVKAGSYSRIQQLGDVPYDRDPAPSKIPGAALTFNITSLGEVGSADLDIATATAHVSWKSGVRFSSFVHAKANVGWFKFENLKGDIFPTVVPPQYSANSNATASNQVVEGSNLSRLGYKQGTLTKGEGWQTYIQEGWGGMKYQVSVRWHRKGSTLEGTWSITSHYPNIPDAKQNAEQLTRQALTVGFDKQAQSHRNWWSRYWSQSAISIPDTLVEKQWYMEQYKFGSASRRNAPPITLQAVWTADNGNLPPWKGDYHNDLNTQLSYWMAYSGNHLDEGMCFIDWLWKCRPAFKSYTKRYFGVDGLNAPGVNTLAGAPMGGWIQYSLGPTVGAWLAHHFYLQWRYSMDKDFLKQKAYPWIQDAATFFDQLSVKENGKRRLPLSSSPEYNDNDITAWFKQPTNFDLALIKWTYKAAEEMALALGNTADAQRWKTIGSEWPDFAADANGALLIAPNEPVHGSHRHFSHMLGIHPLGVIDPTQSRQQKRMVDATLAQIGQLGTRAWCGYSFSWMGGFYAYNHQGNEAADMLRKFASNFCSTNSFHLNGDQKGGQYSDFTYRPFTLEGNFAFASSLQEMMLQSHRGYIEIFPALPAAWRDCRFEKLRAQGAFLVSAQQKDGALQCVTITSEKGTTLKLMNPFGGSFMLNGKTVKAAKGEIITLPTKPNTKLVLTAR
- the deoC gene encoding deoxyribose-phosphate aldolase — its product is MDDFFDQYDFDVNDAEVEYEVDLLKSKLDDLRSIDALKTCFSCIDLTSLNTTDTLETGKNLAEKVSRFQKDFPYMPNVGAICIYPSLINEVRKNLKAKDVKIATVTAGFPHSQTFLDIKLSESQMAVEEGADEVDIVMSVGRFLEEDYETVYNEIAQIKDAIGDAHLKVILETGTLPTYSSIRLAALIAMEAGADFVKTSTGKINVGATPQAVYVMAQAVKDYYDRTERMVGIKPAGGVVTTNDALTYYGIMKTVLGEDWLNNEYFRLGASRLANNLLSDIKEEPVEYF
- a CDS encoding polysaccharide deacetylase family protein, coding for MYFRPPKFITKLFPGFIWSFPEETDSVFLTFDDGPNPEVTPWVLEQLRKYNAKATFFCLGKNVEMYPETFKMILDEGHAVGNHTYSHQKGWSMSVGGYIQDVDLADTFIHSTLLRPPYGRIKPSQAKVLAERYKIIMWDTLSRDYSRTLSRRGCVNNVIKVLRPGAIIVFHDSFKAEKNLRYALPRVLDYIQNVKGYRMRSIEY
- a CDS encoding glycosyltransferase family 117 protein, whose product is MLKKPSLDRVLSALAFTLPLVVYLLTLERTVSLWDCGEFITAAAGLQVGHPPGAPLYAMVGRLFAAMAPSAQSVALMVNAFSALVSALTILFLYRSMVLLFGITLKDELRIKWLPQLAAFAAAMTFAFTDTFWFSAVEAEVYGFSSLFTAVCFWATLRWYTTEEGNIHSRWLILIAYLCGLSYGVHLLNLLILPAISYLVISKCYQLTFWKKILAITASSLAVGLVLYFFVPFLLMVISSTELLFVNRIGLPYNTGTLTAVALIFGAFGIGIWYTFRKGYVKALTFTLSFALFTLGFGSYAMVLIRGTQNPPMNQNQVDNIFSLKSYLDRDQYGEAPLLYGPYYSAPVKKVVQDKPIYVKVNGRYEVRGYTQKKKYYTSNCTLFPRMYSDNPAHIADYRSWAMIAKEDSVTYKEVDGHKLKAVKPTFTQNLTFFAGYQMWWMYFRYLLWNFSGRQNDIPGQGNILNGNWISGIPPLDNLLLGPQDALPDSYKNNKGHNRYFLIPLILGFLGMFYQSKKHEDAFLSTLLLFFFTGIAIVLFLNQVPGQVRERDYAYVGSFYVFAIWIGYGLVYLAKKFEKIKVAWLQGVVAVAFLGVPTLVLAQNYDDHDRSGRSIALSYAKNFLNSVPTNSLLMVYGDNDTFPLWYAQMVEGVRQDVKVFNCNYMFTTWNAAQLAQKTYTNNAFKLHDKELYTLPDELRCAICKDSAMPPVPLHVAMPQLLSKYPDNRVDSPFSSGQRLHYLPQKVIILPGLRSADSANIFLTDNQLLTKEQLVYLDLISNNFETRTISFAQTVRPSSYKLVKDHLFRVGLNYQLVISPSDSAQKVKRWAALASFRYLMNGFTYEKFDKSRYYDDFSKRFVAGYRIAFIKTANDLLAIGDTAKAAVLTDKCLKAFPVDIIPLGGRQVEMVDLLFRLKKTAEARKLASYLMEENVQLLAFIGRLNSFQKSYVLSEKALALQNLNSMAKTAREHGMADVAQKLELAAVKYDK